Proteins from a genomic interval of Halopseudomonas litoralis:
- the hslV gene encoding ATP-dependent protease subunit HslV codes for MTTIVSVRRHGKVVIGGDGQVSLGNTVMKGNARKVRRLYNDQVIAGFAGGTADAFTLFEHFEAHLEKHQGQLVRAAVEMAKEWRTDRTLRRLEALLAVANKDASLIITGNGDVLEPEEGIIAIGSGGPYAQSAARALLRHTELSAREIVESSLTIAGEICIYTNENHTIEELDANT; via the coding sequence GTGACTACAATCGTTTCAGTACGCCGCCACGGCAAAGTGGTAATCGGTGGTGATGGCCAGGTATCGCTGGGCAACACCGTGATGAAGGGCAACGCCCGCAAGGTTCGTCGCCTGTACAACGACCAGGTGATTGCCGGGTTTGCCGGCGGCACGGCGGATGCCTTCACCCTGTTTGAGCACTTCGAAGCCCACCTGGAAAAACATCAGGGCCAGCTGGTTCGCGCCGCCGTGGAAATGGCCAAGGAATGGCGTACCGACCGTACCCTGCGCCGTCTCGAAGCCTTGCTGGCCGTGGCCAACAAGGATGCCTCGCTGATCATTACCGGCAACGGCGACGTGCTGGAGCCCGAAGAAGGCATTATTGCCATCGGCTCCGGCGGTCCCTACGCTCAGTCGGCCGCCCGCGCCCTGCTACGCCACACCGAGCTGTCGGCCCGGGAGATTGTCGAATCCAGCCTGACGATTGCCGGCGAGATATGCATCTACACCAACGAGA